One genomic segment of Streptomyces sp. RKND-216 includes these proteins:
- the tkt gene encoding transketolase, with protein sequence MSEKPTMTDLEWTDLDSRAVDTVRVLAMDSVQNVGHGHPGTAMSLAPAAYLLFQKLMRHDPADAEWTGRDRFVLSLGHSSLTLYIQLYMAGYGLEMDDLKSFRTWGSLTPGHPEYGHTRGVETTTGPLGQGVANAVGMAMASRYERGLFDPDTPVGESPFDHTIWCFASDGDMQEGIASEASSLAGHQKLGNLVLMWDDNHISIEGDTSGAISEDTAARYEAYGWHVQRVEPLPSGDLDPKALYAAMKAAQAETERPSFIAVRSIIAWPAPHAQNTGAAHGSALGEEEVAATKRVLGFDPEQHFHIDDEVLGHVRGAGDRGRAWRAEWDKRFEAWRGAEPERAAEFDRIRAGELPEGWEQKLPTFEPGKDMATRKASGAVLKALGPVIPELWGGSADLAGSNNTTFAETSFLPKGSALPGADPYGRTVHFGIREHAMAAAMNGIALHGNTRIYGGTFLVFSDYMRNSVRLAALMGVPVTFVWTHDSIGLGEDGPTHQPVEHLASLRAIPGLNVVRPADANETATVWAEILRRHATKPAPHGLALTRQNVPTFDADPEAARGGYVFAEAEGGAPQVVLIGTGSEVQIAVEARAELQKQGVPTRVVSMPCVEWFQEQDQAYRESVLPPGVRARVAVEAGVALTWYPFVGDAGRVVSLEHFGASADYQTLYREYGLTADAVVSAARESIEAASR encoded by the coding sequence CGCCACGACCCGGCCGACGCGGAGTGGACCGGCCGCGACCGCTTCGTGCTGTCGCTGGGCCACTCCAGCCTGACCCTCTACATCCAGCTGTACATGGCGGGCTACGGCCTGGAGATGGACGACCTGAAGTCGTTCCGCACCTGGGGCAGTCTCACGCCCGGCCACCCGGAGTACGGGCACACCCGCGGCGTGGAGACGACCACCGGGCCGCTGGGCCAGGGTGTCGCGAACGCCGTCGGCATGGCGATGGCCTCCCGCTACGAGCGCGGCCTGTTCGACCCGGACACTCCGGTCGGCGAGTCGCCGTTCGACCACACCATCTGGTGCTTCGCCAGCGACGGCGACATGCAGGAGGGCATCGCCTCCGAGGCGTCCTCGCTCGCCGGCCACCAGAAGCTGGGCAACCTGGTGCTGATGTGGGACGACAACCACATCTCGATCGAGGGCGACACCTCGGGCGCCATCTCCGAGGACACCGCGGCCCGTTACGAGGCGTACGGCTGGCACGTGCAGCGCGTGGAGCCGCTGCCCAGCGGTGACCTGGACCCGAAGGCCCTGTACGCGGCGATGAAGGCCGCGCAGGCCGAGACCGAGCGGCCGTCGTTCATCGCAGTCCGCTCGATCATCGCCTGGCCCGCGCCGCACGCGCAGAACACCGGCGCCGCACACGGCTCCGCGCTGGGCGAGGAGGAAGTCGCCGCGACCAAGCGCGTCCTCGGCTTCGACCCGGAGCAGCACTTCCACATCGACGACGAAGTCCTCGGTCACGTTCGCGGCGCGGGCGACCGGGGGCGCGCATGGCGAGCGGAATGGGACAAGCGGTTCGAGGCCTGGCGCGGCGCCGAACCGGAGCGGGCGGCCGAGTTCGACCGCATCCGCGCGGGCGAACTGCCGGAGGGCTGGGAGCAGAAGCTTCCCACCTTCGAGCCGGGCAAGGACATGGCCACCCGCAAGGCGTCCGGCGCGGTGCTGAAGGCCCTGGGCCCGGTCATCCCCGAGCTGTGGGGCGGCTCCGCCGACCTCGCCGGCTCCAACAACACCACCTTCGCGGAGACCTCGTTCCTGCCGAAGGGCAGCGCGCTGCCCGGCGCCGACCCGTACGGCCGGACGGTGCACTTCGGCATCCGCGAGCACGCCATGGCCGCGGCGATGAACGGCATCGCGCTGCACGGCAACACCCGCATCTACGGCGGCACCTTCCTGGTGTTCTCCGACTACATGCGGAACTCGGTGCGGCTGGCCGCTCTGATGGGCGTGCCGGTCACCTTCGTGTGGACGCACGACTCCATCGGCCTGGGCGAGGACGGTCCCACCCACCAGCCGGTGGAGCACCTGGCGTCGTTGCGCGCCATTCCGGGGCTGAACGTGGTGCGACCGGCGGACGCGAACGAGACCGCGACCGTGTGGGCGGAGATCCTGCGCCGCCACGCCACCAAACCCGCCCCGCACGGCCTGGCACTGACCCGGCAGAACGTGCCGACCTTCGACGCCGACCCGGAGGCGGCCCGCGGCGGGTACGTCTTCGCCGAGGCGGAGGGCGGCGCCCCGCAGGTGGTGCTGATCGGCACCGGTTCCGAGGTGCAGATCGCCGTGGAGGCGCGTGCGGAGCTCCAGAAGCAGGGCGTCCCGACCCGGGTCGTCTCGATGCCGTGCGTGGAGTGGTTCCAGGAGCAGGACCAGGCCTACCGCGAGTCGGTGCTGCCGCCCGGCGTCCGGGCCCGTGTCGCCGTGGAGGCGGGCGTCGCCCTGACCTGGTACCCGTTCGTCGGGGACGCCGGCCGGGTGGTCTCGCTGGAGCACTTCGGCGCGTCGGCCGACTACCAGACCCTGTACCGGGAGTACGGCCTCACCGCGGACGCCGTGGTGAGCGCCGCCCGCGAGTCAATCGAAGCCGCATCCCGCTGA